Part of the Engystomops pustulosus chromosome 4, aEngPut4.maternal, whole genome shotgun sequence genome is shown below.
ACAGGGGCACAGCACTGACTGGCAGCGGCGCAAGATAACTTGAGCGTTTTTACAGCCCCCTTAGGCTGGATATATAGTTTAGCCCCTTTACCTGCACTGTATGACTCCATGTGAAGTTTAGACACTGTTAGTATCTTGTTTTAAAAAGTACTAAACTCTGCAACACCCCTACAGACTGGCTGATGTTATCTATCATGACACAGTCCAGAAAATATCTCCCTCTATGGTGACTACTttatctaaaaaaataaataaatcaactcCTGAGACTTTCcagacacctgttcacacataTTTGTATTAGTAACTTCTATGTATGCCCTTTATGTTGATAAGTTGCAGAGTGGGAGAAATGGAACATTTCAATATTCCATTTTTAATAttcttgtacaggcggtcccctacttaagaacactcgacttacatacgacccatagttacaaacggacctctggatattggtaatttcttgtactttagtcctaggctacaataaacagctgaaacagttatcaaatgtgtctgtaatgaagctttagtgttaatattgattcttatgacaacccaacatttttaaaatccaattgtcacagggaccaaaaaagttctggctgggattacaatgataaaatatacagttccgacttacatacaaactcaacttaagaacaaacctatcttgtatgtaacccggggactgcctgtattgcaaacTCTTTACATTTCTAAGATGGCATCTAGCCTTTGTTTCTTTTGCACGGATGACATGTCTCTTCATATGATTTACTTTCCGTTGTGTCTCTTCCGGATAGGTTTGTGGTGGTAGCATAAGAGGCTGGCaggaagaaacttttttttttttttttttttgtcgtgaGAGCAAGCTCCTTCCATTAACTCCTTCTGAAGATGACTGAATTTCTCTTCTGCTTCAGCTGCTGCATCGGAGAACAGCCACAACCAGTAGGTTTAATATGTACAAGATttgaagcataataaaccaggggcacttactcatagatccaggcactgtgactgtggtaatctctatatatgttatacatggcctctttccttataaaatcaacttttatgcttCAAATGCTGTTGTCTTCCCTCCCCCTGCCTGCTGTAAGCTCACACAGTTGGAGAGGGAATTAGTTCTtgaacactgtaacagcctgtgaaggtacagcacagagggtctctaGTAATGCCCTGCAgattcattagcatacttttaaatgtTGATGGCAGAAGTtaggaggctgtggataacatataaggagattaccacagttgtggtgcctggatctatgagtaagtgcccttagTTGATCATGCTTGATCACATTCACTGATGGTAGATTACTAATACTcccatgtgtgtttttttttaaatcatgttGTTGGATCTAGTAATTTTATAGACTGGAATGGCCTGAATTCAATAACAtttaggttttaaaaaatatacaaatgagtctgGGGAGTTGTCTATGCAAGGGAGTTACCACCGTGCTTGCATGGAATTTGCAGTAAGGTTGAGGGGAGGGCTTTACTCTAACAGGCTGgtgtatttttattaaagggaagctgtcacaaTGAAAAGTCAGTGTAATCTGTAGGCAACATGCTATAgagtagtggtggcgaacctatggcacgggtgccagaggtggcactcagagccttttctgttgGTACTCAGGCCACTGCCCGAACAGGACCAAATCCTCCAAATCTTTctagcagtcccaggcaacttaagtgaTGCTGTTCTCAGTGCTATTATAAAGCAACATtatattgactgtttggaactgcgggaaaagtgagaaatgATTAACAGAGGTGCATTCTCTTTGGCGGTCATCCTGCATCTTTCTgtacagagaagctacaatgatggtctgaatttgctctccttctttcaactgtattgttgggctcaggcagccgatacaattgaaagatgtagaAAAACAGAtggcaataagttattgcttagtATGTTAGCACTTCACGGAGAATAGGAGGattttggttgtggtttgggcactcggtctctaaaagtttCACCATCTCTTCTATAGAGCGAGCAGAACTGAGAAGACCGATATGTAGTTATGAGATATAagctgtatttatgcatctaaatCTTTGCTTTCTACGCTGTGAAGTCACTTATATGAGCATATCCGTAAGCCCACTAAGTCGCACTAATTCTCTGTGGCAGAGTAAAAATGCTTCTCTTATCGTTTCTGATGAATGTTTTTAGTCAAGGAAAAGTATGAAATTTATCGCAATCTGATTGATCTATTAAATTTCTTATCAGCAGCTCTCTAACCACACAATAAACGCACTCTGACTTGGGTCACACAACAATGAAAAATAGACTACTGACGTCCGAACCCGTTGCACAGCACTTTTTATTGCGTTTCAAACTTGggccaaatatatgaaaactggtgcaacctGCCTTAGTCcagtttgcatttttatttttttttattttttttttttgcacaagttGTCCCACATTACTTACTAGCAGGCTCTTGGTTAATCTGGTCGCAAACTACTAAAAAGCACTACCTACACCTTTAGgcgcacagttttctaaagtgtcagacaaaatgcaacctcataataaatacatgtgcgggtttttttttttttttttttccatgaaaactggcacaaacacaatggggcacatttaccaaatatgtgcagtttgcctgtggtgtAGTTGGAGTTTGCATGTTAtatctggcacacggtccgactctgcgcctgaacgcccccttcagtgcaaaaATTGGTGTTAcacaaatgttgcacagacccttcttaaatatgagtttgcacctaaaagaacgtgcaaagtccgacagaaaactggcgcacggagcttagtaaatgtgccccaatatatctgggccattgtgcCAAAAGGTGGCCAAAACACATGTGCAATCTGAAATTCATGTGCCTTTTACCAAAGGCACAAGGTCAGCTGCGGTCCCCACATCACAGCTCCGCAGTCTCTTCTCTAGTGACTGGGTAGCTGTGAGGAGCCACACCAGCAGTCCTCTGATGACAACCTTGTTGCTTCCCAGGTACAGGGAAAAGTCTATGCGTTTTCAGATGCATCAGGCTTTAAATTAGTAATACTGCCCATTCAAGGGTCTATGACACTTGTACCGGTGtttaagggaacctaccaccacaaatctacctataaaggtagatcgggtggtaggtggatcaatgggaagtgaggatagcctttttaagggctaaacctcacgtccccgcactttttttagCCTTgcatgcaaattttttttatgcggctactggggcgtggagtagccgcatcttaggttacatggcgcggctactccacgccctggtagcctcttttcccctcctactcaccatcttcggcgtgcagctcctcgtagctgtgcgcccttgtCCGACGAATCTGCCGTcgcctgcgcagtcactgctccgaagaCGGCAGATTCGtcagacgagggcgtgcagctacgaggagctgcacgccgaagatggtgagtaggaggggggaaaaaggctaccggggcgtggagtagccgcgccatgtaacctcagatgcggctacatAAAAAATTTCCATACAAGGCTAATAAaacttactaaaaaagtgcggggacgtgaggattagcccttaaaagagctatcctcacgtcccattgatccacctaccacccatctacctttataggtagatttttggtggtaggttccctttggtTCCACCAATCACTGGTAGATCTGTTTTTCTTAGCATAAAAAGAGCAGAGTTATAAAGAAAATAAGTTGGGCCTCTTGCACATGAACGTTGTTTTGGGACATGtgctagccttttttttttttttttttttattttgcagctaGCTCCATTGTATTTTTATGGGCTTGTGCCCACATCCGCGTTTGAGCCATTGTTCCGAGCCACAGATCTGAGTGGCCTGTGTTTGTAGCTTGGATAACTTTGTCTTCTATCATCTGGGTATGAGGAGACCTCACACAACCTGCAAACAACGAAATACAggcgtgtgttttttttttttttttttttgctgccagAGAGCACACAAGTTGTATCTTAAACCTTATATGAGTGATCCAAATTTAATAAAATGATTAAGTTGTGTCTGTGTAACAAATGTCTTGTTTGATTTCATTCTTCTAGAGGCGCAAGCGGATTGATAGCAGTATGATTGGGAAACCAATGAATTTTGTACATACTGCTCATGTAGGATCAGGAGATTCCAACTCGGGGTTTGCAATGGTAAGTAAAATACAGGAACTATCAGTACTAATACAGCAAGTGTAAAATGTCAACTGGTTTCTCTGGTAATTTCTACattttattattaaccccttcttctttctttttttttttatggatggaAAAAGTGATTTCAGACATTCGAGTGCTATTTTCTATTTAGCCATTTTGGAACATGGCAATACtttaacatgtttaggatttttactgtttatttttatggaaAGGgggatatatataattttttttttttttttctttcaaacctCTTGGAGTACTTCAACCCTGGAGGGTGTGAtctctcatacaatatactgtattgcAATTTTACTGCCAATCTCTTATAGCCTTCCATCctcaggctattagagatcagtatCCAGGCAGGCCTACACCACGACGTTATGGTGCTTTGTTGTGCGTGATGCACAATAAGGAAAGGAATCTCTACTCCTCTCTTATACCTCTGTTCCAGCACCATGGTTCCCATCATTGAGTTTCTATTTGCACCCAGGAACTGCACCAAGCCCACACTGGAAGCCTATGTTTGCAAACTCAGATCAGAAGTGTGCCACTGTGAATTGAAATGAATGGTAGGAGAGTGAGTACAGGTTCCTTTTTTTGCAAACATTTCTCTATCCTAAACTACTTTTGAAATGTGTTTCAATTTGCTGCATAGGGGTTGGCTGGGAATGCTGGACATTACATGCATGGCTTTAGTGAGTTAACaaagcattaaaggaaatttatcacTTGCATCCGGAAAAAGTAAACGACACCTACTCGCCTATACTCCTCTTCACCTCGATCCAGGCGCTGGTCTTCTTTTAagcttgacacaccgggatcacctgAAAAGAGC
Proteins encoded:
- the LOC140127508 gene encoding CDC42 small effector protein 2-B, with product MTEFLFCFSCCIGEQPQPRRKRIDSSMIGKPMNFVHTAHVGSGDSNSGFAMAGSFQDQMKSKGGYTPGISDAAL